The Bombus huntii isolate Logan2020A chromosome 1, iyBomHunt1.1, whole genome shotgun sequence genome contains a region encoding:
- the LOC126870452 gene encoding 60S ribosomal protein L28 has product MSSHLNWMIIRNNNAFLLKKRNINKPFSTEPNNLNNLSSYRYSGLIHRKSVGVVDTADKKGFTVVYKKAKAMNKPAKATVRCTMKAGARRSLYKLKRLLTKNKYRVDLTKAALRRASAVLRSQKPLPAKKTRTTKKAD; this is encoded by the exons ATGTCGTCCCATTTAAATTGGATGATTATTCGCAATAATAATGCATTCCTTTTGAAGAAACGTAACattaataaaccattttctACG GAACCAAATAATTTGAACAATTTGAGTAGCTACCGTTATTCTGGTTTGATTCATAGGAAAAGCGTAGGTGTTGTTGATACGGCTGATAAAAAAGGATTTACTGTAGTATATAAAAAAGCTAAAGCTATGAACAAGCCTGCAAAAGCTACGGTTAGGTGTACAATGAAAGCCGGAGCTCGTCGTTCTCTATATAAGTTGAAGCGATTGCTTACAAAGAACAAGTATCGTGTAGACCTTACAAAG GCTGCCTTGCGTCGCGCTAGTGCTGTGTTACGTTCTCAGAAGCCTTTACCTGCTAAGAAGACCCGTACAACCAAAAAGGCTGATTAA
- the LOC126870421 gene encoding S-adenosylmethionine sensor upstream of mTORC1: MATEEHKYLADIIKNTHATLRQEAQDYGPEIAWKRHICRKDILQKYASCMVKLATIHWMENNLNTKSSTYSRIEWIKYQCEEYFLNEGRQKYDLREEDIKLKIDTNLSKTEVAINCTVNIKCQENQILENFDNDLQKSVQKILLLDVGSCYNPFEALDIFEVTAIDLSGIPDKVFCCDFLNVQIGQDTLYSNDKEEILQLPENYFQVVVFSLFLEYLPCPKQRYLCCKKAYDLLQPGGILFIISPDSKHVNANAKIIKSWRYVLSKLGFMRIKYEKLQHIHCIIFRKCVFKHVASRWANLQVLPQDDPLFLDDTSIYIPQDFRDVSNKIKERDKQEYDTNEVMTMFNELPFEQM, encoded by the exons ATGGCGACAgaagaacataaatatttagcagatattataaaaaatacacaTGCCACGTTGCGACAAGAAGCTCAGGATTACGGTCCTGAGATTGCATGGAAACGACACATATGTCGTAAAGACATTCTGCAg AAATATGCTTCTTGTATGGTAAAATTGGCAACTATCCACTGGATGGAAAATAACTTAAACACCAAGAGTTCAACGTATTCGAGAATAGAATGGATCAAATATCAAtgtgaagaatattttttaaacgaaggAAGACAGAAATATGATTTGAGAGAAGAAGATATTAAACTGAAAATAGAcacaaatttgtcaaaaactGAAGTTGCCATAAATTGTActgtaaatattaaatgtcaGGAAAATCAAATATTGGAAAACTTCGATAACGATCTTCAGAAGTCAGTTcaaaagatattattattgGATGTAGGCAGTTGTTATAATCCATTTGAAGCTCTAGATATATTTGAAGTAACTGCAATAGATCTAAGTGGTATACCAGATAAAGTTTTTTGTTGTGACTTTTTAAATGTTCAAATCGGACAAGACACATTATATTCAAAcgataaagaagaaattttgCAATTGCCTGAAAACTATTTTCAGGTAgttgtattttctttatttttggaatatttacCCTGCCCAAAACAAAGATATTTATGTTGTAAAAAAGCCTATGATTTATTGCAACCAGGTGGTATACTTTTTATCATAAGCCCTGATTCAAAACATGTTAATGCAAATGCCAAGATCATAAAATCATGGAGATACGTCCTGAGTAAATTAGGATTTATGAgaataaaatacgaaaaattgCAACATATACATTGCATAATATTCAGAAAATGTGTGTTTAAACATGTTGCATCAAGGTGGGCGAATTTACAAGTACTGCCGCAGGATGATCCTTTATTTTTAGATGATACTTCAATTTATATTCCGCAAGATTTCCGAGATGTATCTAACAAAATTAAAGAACGAGATAAACAAGAGTACGATACGAATGAAGTAATGACTATGTTCAATGAATTACCTTTTGAGCAAATGTAA
- the LOC126870442 gene encoding ubiquitin-conjugating enzyme E2 G2 isoform X1 yields the protein MTKTMAGSALRRLMAEYKQLTLNPPEGIIAGPINEENFFEWEALITGPEGTCFEGGVFPAKLIFPPDYPLSPPKMQFTCEMFHPNIYVDGRVCISILHAPGDDPMGYESSAERWSPVQSVEKILLSVVSMLAEPNDESGANVDAAKMWREDRAEFEKIAQKLVRKTLGIPP from the exons ATGACCAAAACAATGGCGGGTTCTGCACTGAGACGATTGATGGCAGAGTACAAAC AGTTAACCTTAAATCCACCTGAAGGTATTATCGCTGGTCCaataaatgaagaaaatttttTCGAATGGGAAGCCTTAATCAC TGGACCAGAAGGAACATGCTTTGAAGGTGGTGTTTTTCCAGCAAAACTTATATTTCCACCAGATTACCCACTAAGTCCGCCAAAGATGCAATTCACTTGTGAAATGTTCCATCCAAATA TTTATGTAGATGGTAGAGTATGTATAAGTATATTACATGCACCCGGTGACGATCCTATGGGCTATGAAAGCAGTGCAGAAAGGTGGAGTCCGGTTCAAAGTGTAGAAAAGATATTGTTAAGTGTGGTAAGTATGTTAGCAGAGCCAAATGATGAAAGTGGAGCAAATGTTGATGCAGCTAAAATGTGGAGAGAAGATCGCgcagaatttgaaaaaatcgcCCAAAAGCTAGTTAGAAAAACACTTGGTATTCCACCTTAA
- the LOC126870442 gene encoding ubiquitin-conjugating enzyme E2 G2 isoform X2, with protein MHVYSGPEGTCFEGGVFPAKLIFPPDYPLSPPKMQFTCEMFHPNIYVDGRVCISILHAPGDDPMGYESSAERWSPVQSVEKILLSVVSMLAEPNDESGANVDAAKMWREDRAEFEKIAQKLVRKTLGIPP; from the exons ATGCATGTTTACAGTGGACCAGAAGGAACATGCTTTGAAGGTGGTGTTTTTCCAGCAAAACTTATATTTCCACCAGATTACCCACTAAGTCCGCCAAAGATGCAATTCACTTGTGAAATGTTCCATCCAAATA TTTATGTAGATGGTAGAGTATGTATAAGTATATTACATGCACCCGGTGACGATCCTATGGGCTATGAAAGCAGTGCAGAAAGGTGGAGTCCGGTTCAAAGTGTAGAAAAGATATTGTTAAGTGTGGTAAGTATGTTAGCAGAGCCAAATGATGAAAGTGGAGCAAATGTTGATGCAGCTAAAATGTGGAGAGAAGATCGCgcagaatttgaaaaaatcgcCCAAAAGCTAGTTAGAAAAACACTTGGTATTCCACCTTAA
- the LOC126870442 gene encoding ubiquitin-conjugating enzyme E2 G2 isoform X3 translates to MQFTCEMFHPNIYVDGRVCISILHAPGDDPMGYESSAERWSPVQSVEKILLSVVSMLAEPNDESGANVDAAKMWREDRAEFEKIAQKLVRKTLGIPP, encoded by the exons ATGCAATTCACTTGTGAAATGTTCCATCCAAATA TTTATGTAGATGGTAGAGTATGTATAAGTATATTACATGCACCCGGTGACGATCCTATGGGCTATGAAAGCAGTGCAGAAAGGTGGAGTCCGGTTCAAAGTGTAGAAAAGATATTGTTAAGTGTGGTAAGTATGTTAGCAGAGCCAAATGATGAAAGTGGAGCAAATGTTGATGCAGCTAAAATGTGGAGAGAAGATCGCgcagaatttgaaaaaatcgcCCAAAAGCTAGTTAGAAAAACACTTGGTATTCCACCTTAA
- the LOC126870416 gene encoding putative uncharacterized protein DDB_G0277255, with protein sequence MDSPPSCSLSATGPLSDLGSSGIGGSISSDSVRAHLAIEMQESDIESKSLSQDSFDYSDGMCGENFNTLKKGPGWTDADGKLEVEVVDVAIKPPPEFQDSPSPPNSESSSAPILSYARLMRQKVPQLIDDYAENLVQSMIEEALIISCRISWPEGRIAPATNHVPVVTRSVYNPKRLWATDLLTPSSCQGATTLITPYSTLNRPNSRCSLASSRLSSSHNSINTSGLSHKVDDSSFITSAMSHDVLTTSEISDMYNVPFDSDIYTVPIDVVRPLHDLRTPQRPKRHRHHRKRRRNVSASSQSELEAHIQQARHYCGKPRAITHVIKSQRLLSDVCCNETGNGKRHSVPGTSGRHTSRTSNGHMHNIGEPIHMTLHEVRQYLQTLYSSSSDSSENKIKRDNKAPISHTPVHLAMPKGISVNNNNRYSNPHTDSAMDTPISNKNSNGLIHNNNNNNNNNNNNNHNGNVKKHKKNSFVSIKHKKVKDEPHKEKVDSEREKIKKSQRNFSLNLKQTLCNIFRFRRLGSPDHFVEKRNSIVQGEIVEEEEGVDSDQHANNNNTTSEVDSSVQKLPFFKRALPPLPKSNGHVGCVEQAEDALTTMVSKCESPTSIPPQMPLPAPKVEDEPAEDTSMDFAASIEKVKDYGWYWGPISGEAAEKILSNEPDGSFIVRDSSDDHYIFSLSFRLNSCVRHVRIEHDQGNFSFGSCTKFKSHTIVDFIENAVEHSRSGRYLFFLHRRPVLGPMRVQLLHPVSRFKQVQSLQHTCRFVILKMVRRDLIPTLPLPRRLIDYLSTPHYYSEQLAEQDDRAESPVSSSTGELEKICFTPQGLS encoded by the exons ATGGACTCTCCACCGTCATGTTCACTAAGCGCTACTGGACCTCTCAGTGATCTTGGTAGCAGTGGAATTGGAGGGTCCATTTCTAGCGATTCAGTTCGAGCACATCTTGCAATCGAG ATGCAAGAAAGCGATATAGAAAGTAAATCTTTATCGCAAGATTCTTTTGATTATTCAGATGGTATGTGTggtgaaaattttaatacattgaAAAAAGGACCAGGATGGACTGATGCTGATGGAAAACTAGAAGTTGAAGTGGTCGATGTAGCTATTAAACCTCCACCAGAATTTCAAGATAGCCCTTCTCCTCCTAACTCTGAATCTTCATCTGCACCGATCCTTAGCTATGCACGATTAATGAGACAAAAAGTTCCACAATTAATAGACGATTATGCCGAAAATTTAGTACAGTCGATGATTGAAGAAGCGCTAATAATATCTTGTAGAATATCATGGCCAGAAGGAAGAATAGCGCCTGCAACAAATCATGTACCGGTGGTAACTCGTAGTGTATATAATCCAAAACGTCTTTGGGCAACAGATTTGTTGACACCTTCATCGTGTCAGGGAGCTACCACTTTAATTACCCCATATAGCACTTTGAATCGTCCAAATTCACGATGTTCTTTAGCTTCTTCTCGTTTGTCCAGTTctcataattcaataaataccTCAGGACTGAGTCATAAAGTGGATGACAGCAGTTTTATCACCTCTGCTATGTCACATGATGTTTTAACGACCAGTGAGATTAGTGATATGTACAATGTGCCCTTTGATTCTGACATTTATACTGTACCAATAGATGTAGTTAGACCTTTGCATGATCTTAGAACGCCGCAAAGGCCCAAACGTCATAGACATCATcgtaaaaggagaagaaatgTGTCTGCTAGTTCACAGAGTGAATTAGAAGCCCATATTCAGCAAGCAAGGCATTATTGTGGAAAACCTCGAGCTATTACACACGTCATAAAATCACAGAGACTATTATCCGATGTATGCTGCAATGAAACTGGGAACGGAAAGCGTCATAGCGTTCCGGGCACATCTGGTCGACATACGTCTCGAACATCTAATGGTCACATGCATAATATTGGTGAACCAATTCACATGACTTTACATGAAGTGCGTCAATATTTGCAAACACTATACTCAAGCTCCAGTGATTCtagtgaaaataaaattaaacgcGATAATAAAGCTCCAATAAGTCATACACCTGTACACCTTGCAATGCCAAAAGGTATTAGtgtaaataataacaatagaTATAGTAACCCGCATACAGATTCAGCGATGGATACTCCGATTTCAAACAAAAATAGCAATGGACTGATTcacaataacaataataataataataataataataacaataatcaTAATGGTAATGTTAAGAAgcataaaaaaaattcgtttGTTAGCATTAAACATAAAAAGGTAAAAGATGAGCCACATAAAGAGAAGGTCGATTCTGAAAGAGAAAAGATTAAGAAGAGCCAACGAAACTTCTcattaaatttgaaacaaacACTTTGCAATATCTTTAGATTCAGGCGTTTGGGTTCTCCGGACCATTTCgtagagaaaagaaatagcATTGTACAGGGTGAAAttgtagaagaagaagagggtGTTGATTCTGACCAACatgctaataataataatactaccTCAGAGGTAGATTCCTCTGTACAAAAGCTACCTTTTTTTAAGCGTGCATTACCGCCATTGCCGAAAAGCAATGGGCATGTAGGATGTGTCGAACAAGCGGAAGATGCGCTTACAACGATGGTATCTAAGTGTGAAAGTCCAACTTCTATACCACCACAAATGCCTCTACCTGCGCCAAAAGTCGAGGACGAACCAGCAGAAGATACCAGCATGGATTTTGCTGCTAGTATTGAGAAAGTAAAGGAT tatGGATGGTATTGGGGCCCAATATCTGGTGAAGCTGCAGAGAAAATACTGTCGAATGAACCAGACGGATCATTCATTGTACGAGACAGTAGCGATgatcattatattttttccttaTCATTTAGGCTTAACAGCTGTGTGCGACATGTAAGAATTGAGCACGATCAGG GTAATTTCAGCTTTGGAAGTTGCACAAAATTCAAGTCTCATACAATTGTCGACTTTATCGAGAATGCGGTAGAACATTCACGTAGTGGACGatatttgttttttcttcATCGACGGCCAGTGTTAGGTCCAATGCGTGTGCAACTTCTTCACCCAGTGTCAAGATTTAAACAGGTTCAAAGTTTACAGCATACATGCAGATTTGTTATTTTGAAGATGGTACGCAGGGATCTTATTCCCACTCTACCTCTGCCTCGGCGGCTCATTGATTACCTGAGCACGCCTCATTACTACAGTGAACAGTTAGCTGAACAGGACGATAGAGCTGAATCTCCTGTTAGTTCTTCAACTGGTGAATTAGAGAAGATTTGTTTCACACCACAAGGCCTATCGTGA
- the LOC126870431 gene encoding mannose-P-dolichol utilization defect 1 protein homolog, which yields MLLQLLADFLSLITIGMCFVLKIPQILNLLTAKSADQISVVGLLLELTSYTVMASYNFTNGYSILSYLEYPVILLQEYILIFLVLKYLNKINTFSILVSILYIAISISFAMQLIPKVVLTILAPLCTPISVSSKVVQLVAIFRAKNADTVSPITWFISAFTNLTRVFTIWMDSADILLLGNFIISVILSSSIMFSAIYYRRHRVKQN from the exons atgTTACTCCAACTATTAGCAGATTTTTTGAGCCTTATAACAATAGGCATGTGCTTTGTATTAAAGATTCCtcaaattttgaatttattgaCTGCTAAATCAGCAGATCAAATCTCAGTTGTAGGCCTTCTGCTAGAATTAACTAG CTATACCGTGATGGCTagttataattttacaaatggTTACTCGATACTATCTTATTTGGAGTATCCTGTTATTCTATTGCAAGAATACATACTAATCTTCCTAGTGCTGAAGtacttaaataaaataaatacgttCTCAATTTTGGTCTCAATACTCTATATTGCCATAAGTATCTCTTTCGCAATGCAACTTATCCCGAAAGTCGTTCTTACGATTTTGGCG CCACTGTGCACTCCAATTTCTGTCTCAAGTAAAGTCGTTCAATTAGTGGCCATTTTTCGAGCGAAAAATGCGGATACAGTGTCGCCGATTACCTGGTTTATTTCCGCATTTACTAATTTAA CAAGGGTATTTACCATATGGATGGATTCGGCAGACATTCTGCTACtaggaaattttattatctctGTGATTTTAAGTTCGAGTATTATGTTTTCCGCCATTTATTATAGACGGCATCGagtaaaacaaaattaa